A genomic stretch from Telmatocola sphagniphila includes:
- a CDS encoding DMT family transporter, which produces MDWGWLILAGLLEVGWAVSMMYTDSFRKLWPTLITLITMFASVYCLTLALRSIPLGTGYTVWTGIGAVGTVLLGIVLFNESANLLRIIFVAIILLGIVGLKLSGEH; this is translated from the coding sequence ATGGATTGGGGCTGGTTGATCCTTGCGGGGTTGCTGGAGGTGGGCTGGGCGGTCAGCATGATGTACACCGACAGCTTCCGCAAACTGTGGCCGACGCTGATTACTTTGATTACCATGTTTGCCAGCGTTTACTGTCTCACCCTGGCGCTGCGAAGTATCCCTCTTGGAACCGGCTACACGGTCTGGACCGGCATCGGCGCTGTGGGAACCGTTCTGCTGGGCATCGTTCTTTTCAACGAGTCGGCCAATTTATTGCGAATAATCTTCGTGGCCATCATCCTGCTGGGGATCGTGGGATTGAAGCTGTCCGGAGAACATTAA